The following are encoded together in the Ictidomys tridecemlineatus isolate mIctTri1 chromosome X, mIctTri1.hap1, whole genome shotgun sequence genome:
- the Zmat1 gene encoding zinc finger matrin-type protein 1 isoform X6 has protein sequence MRTYICHICSITFTSLDMFRSHMQGSEHQIKESLVINLVKNSNTQDSYQVECADYIKIQKTRELEYRTCFRKMEENYLESLGYREMVDSRSRPKMYEERLPFETFQTYPGSYNNSQTVENQLPHCLPAHSKKTHDSFKDELEDYIKVQKARGLDPNTCFRKMRENSVNRGYREMVDSGPRQRICEQRFSFETSHTYHQSYSSSPVEGQLPHWLPAHSKRTYDSFQDELDDYIKVQKARGLEPKTCFRKIVDSSVETHRHREMVDSRTRYRMFEQRLPFETFQTYTGPYNSSQTVENQLPHCLPAYDSKQRLDSVKYCQLPRDYFSEKPVPLSLSQQENNSGPYSAECEIYKHFSSENNTSDDQAAHKRRHQKKRRHLEEGEERQEKEQSKHKKKKSYEDMDLGKDKSIQQSKREEDKVRVSSGKLKHRKKKKSRDISSEKEERKHRKEKRKSVEERTEEEMLWDESILGF, from the exons ATGAGAACCTACATTTGCCATATTTGTAGTATAACCTTTACATCTTTAGATATGTTCCGGTCCCACATGCAAGGGAGTGAACATCAAATTAA AGAATCCCTTGTTATCAATCTAGTAAAGAATTCAAATACACAAGATTCTTACCAAGTTGAATGTGCAGATTATATCAAAATTCAGAAAACGAGAGAACTAGAGTATAGGACTTGTTTCAGAAAGATGGAAGAGAATTACTTGGAAAGCCTTGGGTACAGAGAAATGGTTGATTCCAGATCCAGACCTAAAATGTATGAAGAAAGACTTCCATTTGAGACTTTCCAGACATACCCAGGATCATACAATAATTCACAAACAGTGGAAAACCAGTTACCACATTGCTTACCAGCTCATTCAAAGAAGACACATGACTCTTTCAAAGATGAACTTGAAGATTACATCAAAGTGCAAAAAGCTAGAGGACTAGATCCAAACACTTGTTTTAGAAAGATGAGAGAAAACTCTGTGAACCGAGGGTATAGAGAAATGGTTGATTCTGGACCCAGACAAAGAATATGtgagcaaagattttcttttgagacttcCCATACCTACCACCAATCATACAGTAGTTCACCGGTGGAAGGCCAGTTACCTCATTGGTTACCAGCTCATTCAAAGAGAACATATGACTCTTTCCAAGATGAACTTGATGATTACATCAAAGTGCAGAAAGCCAGAGGATTAGAGCCAAAGACTTGTTTCAGAAAGATAGTTGATAGCTCTGTGGAAACTCATAGGCACAGAGAAATGGTTGATAGCAGAACAAGATACAGAATGTTTGAGCAAAGACTCCCATTTGAGACTTTCCAGACCTATACAGGACCATACAATAGTTCACAAACAGTAGAAAACCAGTTACCTCATTGCTTACCAGCTTATGACAGCAAACAGAGACTAGACTCTGTAAAGTACTGTCAACTTCCCAGAGACTATTTCTCAGAAAAACCAGTACCTCTGAGCCTTAGTCAGCAAGAAAATAACTCTGGCCCATACAGTGCAGAATGTGAAATTTATAAGCACTTTTCCTCAGAAAACAACACCAGCGACGATCAAGCAGCTCATAAACGGCGACACCAGAAGAAAAGACGACACCTTGAGGAAGGTGAAGAAAGGCAAGAGAAGGAGCAGTCcaagcataaaaagaaaaagagttatgAGGATATGGATTTAGGCAAAGACAAGAGCATCCAACAAAGTAAACGAGAAGAGGATAAAGTCAGAGTCAGTTCAGGAAAACTTAAGCatcgaaaaaagaaaaaaagccgtGATATATCCTCTGAAAAAGAAGAACGTAAgcacaggaaagagaaaagaaaatctgttgAAGAAAGGACAGAAGAGGAAATGCTTTGGGATGAGTCAATTCTTGGATTTTAA